The following are encoded together in the Roseobacter denitrificans OCh 114 genome:
- a CDS encoding replication-associated recombination protein A — protein MDLFGQSGGNDKTPQHAKTRPLADLLRPQSLDEVIGQEKLLAEDGPLGSMLAAERLTSLILWGPPGVGKTTIARLLAHRTDLHFEQISAIFSGVSDLKKVFQAARDRASLGQGTFLFIDEIHRFNKAQLDSLLPVMEDGTVTVCGATTENPSFSVNGSVLSRCQVMVLERLDATALARLLARAEAQTGQALPLTDDAKSLLCAMADGDGRALLNLVESVRAWPQDQTYSAEDIAGRLTRRAALHDRAGDGHYAIASAIQKSIRGSDPEAAIYWVHRALEGGEDPRFILRRLTMIAWEDVGLADPEASRVCLSAWDTYERLGSPEGDLALSQAAIYLALAPKSNAGYVAHKASRADAKKSGSLPPPMHILNGPTKMMQDLGFRKGYQYDHDAPEGFSGQNYFPDGLKRPQHYAPVERGFERELAKRVRYFDKLRQERDDNAT, from the coding sequence ACGCGTCCGCTGGCGGATTTGCTCAGGCCGCAGTCTCTTGACGAGGTGATAGGTCAGGAAAAACTGCTGGCTGAGGACGGCCCACTGGGGTCCATGCTGGCGGCGGAACGTTTGACGTCTTTGATCCTTTGGGGGCCGCCCGGCGTTGGGAAGACGACGATTGCCCGACTTCTGGCGCATCGGACCGATCTGCATTTCGAACAGATCAGCGCGATTTTCAGCGGCGTGTCCGATCTCAAGAAGGTCTTCCAGGCTGCCCGTGATCGTGCATCGCTCGGGCAGGGCACTTTCCTTTTCATTGATGAGATTCATCGGTTCAACAAGGCACAGTTGGATTCGCTGCTGCCGGTGATGGAGGACGGCACCGTTACTGTGTGCGGTGCGACCACCGAAAACCCCTCATTCAGCGTGAATGGTTCTGTGCTCAGCCGCTGTCAGGTGATGGTGCTGGAGCGCCTTGATGCCACGGCGCTGGCAAGGTTGCTGGCACGCGCAGAGGCGCAGACCGGACAGGCGCTGCCGCTGACGGATGATGCCAAATCGCTGTTATGCGCCATGGCCGATGGGGACGGGCGTGCCCTGCTCAATCTGGTTGAAAGTGTGCGTGCATGGCCACAGGATCAGACCTATTCGGCAGAGGATATCGCCGGTCGGCTGACCCGGCGCGCCGCATTGCATGACCGCGCCGGAGACGGTCATTACGCGATCGCCAGTGCCATCCAGAAATCAATTCGCGGATCTGATCCGGAGGCGGCGATCTACTGGGTGCACAGGGCGCTTGAAGGGGGGGAAGACCCGCGTTTCATTCTGCGGCGCCTGACGATGATCGCCTGGGAGGACGTGGGGCTGGCGGACCCAGAAGCCTCGCGCGTTTGCCTGAGCGCGTGGGATACCTACGAAAGGCTCGGCAGCCCGGAGGGGGATCTGGCCTTGTCGCAGGCGGCGATTTATCTGGCGCTCGCGCCGAAATCGAATGCCGGATATGTGGCGCATAAAGCGTCGCGTGCGGATGCGAAAAAGTCCGGCTCCCTGCCGCCACCGATGCATATCCTGAACGGGCCGACAAAGATGATGCAGGACCTCGGTTTCAGGAAGGGCTATCAATATGACCATGATGCACCGGAAGGCTTCTCGGGTCAGAATTACTTTCCCGACGGTCTGAAAAGGCCGCAGCACTACGCGCCCGTTGAACGTGGCTTTGAGCGGGAACTTGCAAAGCGCGTGCGCTACTTTGACAAGTTGCGTCAGGAGCGGGACGACAATGCAACGTGA
- the crcB gene encoding fluoride efflux transporter CrcB produces the protein MMKSLILVAAGGAIGASLRYLLGAGVYRLTGGPTGFPVAIMMANVLGSIAMGFFVVWAAHRGLTHLSPFVMTGVLGGFTTFSAFSLETVTLFERGEIWQAGLYVALSVGLSVFGLMAGLWVARGVYL, from the coding sequence ATGATGAAGTCTTTGATCCTTGTGGCCGCCGGGGGTGCGATTGGTGCGTCTTTGCGCTATTTGCTCGGGGCCGGCGTTTACCGTCTGACCGGGGGTCCAACGGGTTTTCCGGTGGCGATCATGATGGCCAATGTATTGGGGTCGATTGCCATGGGGTTTTTCGTGGTCTGGGCGGCGCATCGCGGGCTGACGCATCTGAGCCCCTTTGTCATGACCGGCGTGCTGGGCGGTTTCACGACGTTTTCCGCCTTTTCGCTGGAAACCGTGACATTGTTTGAGCGGGGCGAGATCTGGCAGGCGGGGCTTTATGTTGCGCTGTCGGTCGGGCTGTCGGTATTTGGATTGATGGCGGGCCTCTGGGTCGCGCGTGGGGTATATTTATGA
- a CDS encoding RluA family pseudouridine synthase, which translates to MSAVQTLTVGEDEGDQRLDRWFKKQFPLISQGRVEKMCRKGEIRVDGGRVKAATRLEVGQQVRIPPLPDTAAPAPVARSAVSAADARMIQSCVIYRDDHIIAINKPAGLPTQGGSGQTRHVDGLAEALKFGFEDKPRLVHRLDKDTSGVLLLARTRMAAKALTTAMRHKETRKIYWALVAGVPTPYLGEIRYALVKAQGRGRGGEGEKMIALPPREVDETPGAKRAHTLYATLYRVGSRASWVAMEPITGRTHQLRAHMAEIGHPIIGDGKYGGSGQENMGDGWGAQLGGVISKKLHLHARMMRFEHPETRKPVTITADMPDHMKQSWETFGWTEDLAAEDPFEAL; encoded by the coding sequence ATGAGCGCAGTGCAAACACTGACCGTCGGCGAAGACGAGGGGGACCAGCGGCTGGACCGGTGGTTCAAAAAGCAGTTTCCCCTGATCAGTCAGGGGCGCGTCGAAAAGATGTGCCGCAAGGGCGAAATCCGCGTCGATGGGGGCCGTGTCAAGGCGGCGACCCGTCTGGAAGTGGGCCAGCAGGTGCGCATTCCGCCCCTGCCGGACACGGCGGCACCAGCACCTGTCGCGCGCTCTGCGGTGTCGGCGGCGGATGCCAGGATGATCCAGTCCTGTGTGATCTACCGGGATGACCATATCATCGCGATCAACAAACCGGCAGGCCTGCCGACGCAGGGCGGGTCGGGTCAGACGCGCCATGTCGATGGGCTCGCTGAGGCGTTGAAATTCGGGTTTGAGGACAAACCGCGCCTTGTGCACCGCCTCGACAAGGACACCTCCGGGGTTTTGCTGCTGGCGCGCACGCGGATGGCGGCCAAGGCGTTGACGACCGCGATGCGGCACAAGGAAACGCGCAAGATCTATTGGGCTTTGGTGGCCGGGGTGCCGACGCCTTACCTGGGTGAAATCCGCTATGCGCTGGTCAAGGCGCAGGGACGCGGGCGCGGTGGCGAGGGCGAAAAGATGATCGCCCTGCCGCCCCGCGAGGTGGACGAGACGCCGGGTGCGAAACGCGCGCATACGCTTTATGCGACGCTTTACCGGGTGGGCTCGCGCGCGTCATGGGTTGCGATGGAGCCGATCACTGGGCGGACCCATCAGTTGCGCGCGCATATGGCCGAAATCGGGCATCCCATTATCGGTGATGGCAAATATGGCGGTTCGGGTCAGGAAAACATGGGCGACGGATGGGGCGCGCAACTGGGCGGCGTGATCTCCAAAAAGCTGCACCTGCATGCCCGTATGATGCGGTTTGAGCACCCTGAAACCCGCAAACCCGTCACGATCACGGCGGATATGCCGGACCATATGAAACAGAGCTGGGAGACCTTTGGCTGGACCGAGGATCTGGCCGCCGAAGACCCGTTCGAGGCGCTTTGA
- a CDS encoding HAD-IA family hydrolase, which translates to MPTPLRLVIFDVDGTLVDSQGDILGAMRHAFEGLGLDVPSRDAVLGIVGLSLPVAMARLAPDVGPALQSQLVEGYKSAYVDMRAKVGAAQSSPLYPGARGSLEQLHSTPEVLLGVATGKSKRGLDSLIKAHDLGSFFVTRQVADFHPSKPHPSMILQAMADTGVDPENTVMIGDTSFDMEMARSAGVHGIGVSWGYHPVSALTGAAEVLTDFTGLPPALSRLWGE; encoded by the coding sequence ATGCCCACGCCGCTGCGATTGGTGATATTCGATGTGGATGGCACTTTGGTGGACAGCCAGGGCGACATTCTGGGCGCGATGCGCCATGCCTTCGAGGGTCTGGGCCTTGATGTGCCGTCGCGCGATGCGGTGTTGGGCATTGTGGGCCTGTCCTTACCCGTCGCCATGGCGCGTCTGGCGCCGGATGTGGGCCCGGCGCTGCAGAGCCAATTGGTGGAGGGGTATAAATCCGCCTATGTTGACATGCGCGCCAAGGTTGGCGCGGCGCAGTCCAGCCCGCTTTATCCCGGTGCGCGGGGCAGTCTGGAGCAGTTGCACAGCACGCCCGAGGTCTTGCTGGGCGTGGCGACGGGCAAGTCCAAGCGCGGGCTCGACAGTCTGATCAAGGCCCATGATCTGGGGTCGTTTTTCGTCACACGGCAGGTGGCAGATTTTCACCCGTCCAAACCGCATCCGTCGATGATCCTGCAGGCGATGGCGGACACCGGGGTTGATCCGGAGAACACGGTCATGATCGGGGACACAAGTTTCGATATGGAGATGGCCCGGTCCGCTGGGGTGCACGGCATTGGCGTCAGTTGGGGGTATCATCCGGTTTCGGCGCTGACGGGCGCGGCGGAGGTTCTGACGGATTTTACCGGGCTGCCCCCGGCACTCTCGCGACTTTGGGGAGAATGA
- a CDS encoding ATP12 family chaperone protein, which translates to MSEWKAKRFWKEAVIDETAEGFGIALDGRAVKTPAKRALIAPTRPFAEKIAAEWNAQGEQIDPATMPFTRSANAALDKVAVQKQEVADMLAAYGDSDLLCYRAEYPEGLVARQAAQWDPLLDWAADALGARLDARAGVMHVPQAPEALAVLTEKTRALSSFELAGFHDLVSLSGSLILGFAATHDFLPAKTIWDISRLDEIWQAEEWGRDAEAEAAAAIKEAAFIHAKQVFDLSFV; encoded by the coding sequence ATGAGTGAATGGAAGGCAAAACGCTTCTGGAAAGAGGCCGTGATTGATGAAACGGCAGAGGGGTTTGGCATTGCGCTGGATGGGCGCGCAGTCAAAACCCCGGCGAAACGCGCGCTGATTGCTCCGACGCGGCCCTTCGCGGAGAAAATCGCCGCTGAATGGAATGCGCAGGGCGAGCAGATTGATCCCGCAACCATGCCATTCACCAGAAGCGCCAATGCCGCGCTGGACAAGGTCGCAGTGCAAAAGCAAGAGGTGGCGGATATGTTGGCCGCCTATGGGGACAGCGATCTTTTGTGCTACCGCGCGGAGTATCCCGAAGGGCTGGTGGCGCGGCAGGCGGCGCAATGGGATCCGCTGCTTGATTGGGCGGCGGATGCTTTGGGGGCGCGCCTGGATGCGCGGGCCGGCGTGATGCATGTGCCGCAGGCACCTGAAGCACTGGCCGTTCTGACGGAAAAGACACGCGCACTGTCGTCCTTCGAACTTGCAGGTTTTCACGATCTCGTGAGCCTGTCCGGCTCACTGATTCTCGGCTTTGCCGCGACCCATGATTTTCTGCCTGCGAAGACGATTTGGGATATTTCGCGACTGGATGAGATCTGGCAGGCGGAAGAGTGGGGTCGCGACGCGGAAGCCGAGGCCGCCGCAGCTATCAAAGAAGCCGCATTTATTCATGCAAAGCAGGTATTTGACTTGTCCTTTGTCTAA
- a CDS encoding amino acid ABC transporter substrate-binding protein — MKKSVLLGALTIAGLAAGAAAAGTLDDVKARGTLNCGVTTGLVGFAAPNADGEWNGFDVAVCRAVAAAVLGDATAVEFVPTTGKTRFTALASGEIDMLARNTTWTFSRDVDLKFTFVGINYYDGQGFMVPKSLGVTSAKELDGATVCIQTGTTTELNLADFFRANNISYEPVPIETNAEGQQQYLAGACDTYTTDASGLAATRASFENPSDHVLLPEIISKEPLGPLVRHGDDEWGDVVRWTLNALITAEELGVTSANVSEMATGSNNPEVKRLLGTEGTLGEMLGLDADWAMRAIASQGNYGEIFAKNIGEDTPIALSRGLNAQWTNGGLIYSPPFR, encoded by the coding sequence ATGAAAAAATCAGTACTTTTAGGTGCGCTGACGATTGCTGGTCTTGCGGCCGGCGCTGCGGCTGCCGGTACTTTGGATGACGTGAAAGCGCGCGGCACATTGAACTGTGGCGTGACAACCGGTCTCGTCGGCTTTGCCGCGCCGAATGCGGATGGCGAATGGAACGGGTTTGACGTCGCAGTCTGCCGCGCGGTTGCCGCTGCGGTTCTGGGCGATGCAACCGCCGTGGAATTCGTGCCGACAACAGGCAAAACGCGGTTCACAGCACTTGCCTCTGGCGAAATCGACATGCTGGCGCGCAACACCACATGGACGTTCTCCCGCGATGTTGACCTGAAATTCACATTCGTGGGCATCAACTACTATGACGGCCAGGGCTTCATGGTGCCGAAATCGCTTGGCGTCACATCGGCAAAAGAACTCGATGGCGCAACGGTTTGTATCCAGACCGGCACAACCACCGAGCTGAACCTCGCGGATTTCTTCCGTGCCAACAACATCAGCTATGAGCCTGTTCCGATCGAGACGAACGCCGAAGGCCAGCAGCAGTATCTCGCCGGTGCCTGTGACACGTACACGACAGACGCCTCCGGTCTGGCGGCGACACGTGCGAGCTTCGAGAACCCGTCCGATCACGTTCTGCTGCCCGAAATCATCTCCAAAGAGCCGCTGGGCCCGCTTGTGCGCCACGGCGATGACGAATGGGGTGACGTGGTGCGCTGGACGCTGAACGCGCTGATCACGGCAGAAGAGCTGGGTGTGACATCGGCCAACGTCAGCGAGATGGCGACAGGGTCCAACAACCCGGAAGTCAAGCGTTTGCTCGGCACCGAGGGCACCCTTGGCGAAATGCTGGGCCTTGATGCCGACTGGGCCATGAGAGCCATCGCGTCGCAGGGTAACTACGGCGAAATCTTTGCCAAGAACATTGGCGAGGATACCCCGATTGCGCTGTCGCGCGGTCTGAACGCACAGTGGACAAACGGCGGCCTGATCTACTCGCCTCCGTTCCGTTAA
- a CDS encoding amino acid ABC transporter permease (The N-terminal region of this protein, as described by TIGR01726, is a three transmembrane segment that identifies a subfamily of ABC transporter permease subunits, which specificities that include histidine, arginine, glutamine, glutamate, L-cystine (sic), the opines (in Agrobacterium) octopine and nopaline, etc.), with protein sequence MTIMTDPPRESFRLSMLLNDTRYRSITFQAIALLALIVAIAYLANNLFTNLAAQGLNISYGFLGDPAGYDINQRLIEYDSQSSNARAALVGILNTLLVAFLACIMATVFGVIAGVLRLSNNWLVSKLMSFYVEIFRNIPVLIWIIIIFTIMTAVMPAPRAFRGDEPEATMLLGAFAFTNRGIYIPAPIWGPGSMVVVATFIASVVGVFAYRRYAKNLLYQTGRLLPMGWPSLAIFFVPTIVMFFIMGRPIGLDIPELGGFNFRGGIQIGAPLIALWFALSIYTGAFIAENVRAGIQAVSKGQTEAASALGLHPGRVMNLVVLPQALRVIIPPLISHYLNITKNSSLAIAVGYADITATLGGITLNQTGRAIECVLLLMLFYLVISLSISAIMNVYNKTVTLKER encoded by the coding sequence ATGACAATAATGACGGACCCACCGAGGGAGTCGTTCCGGCTATCCATGCTGCTGAACGACACGCGCTACCGGTCGATTACGTTTCAGGCGATCGCGCTTTTGGCCCTGATCGTGGCCATTGCCTATCTCGCGAACAATCTGTTTACCAATCTCGCCGCGCAGGGCCTGAACATCTCATATGGGTTTCTGGGTGATCCGGCGGGCTATGACATCAACCAGCGTCTGATTGAATACGATAGCCAATCCTCCAATGCGCGTGCGGCTCTCGTCGGTATCCTGAACACCCTGCTTGTGGCGTTTCTGGCCTGTATCATGGCGACTGTCTTTGGTGTGATCGCAGGGGTTTTGCGGCTGTCCAACAACTGGCTTGTTTCCAAGCTGATGTCTTTCTATGTCGAAATTTTCCGCAACATTCCCGTCCTGATCTGGATCATCATCATCTTTACGATCATGACCGCCGTGATGCCTGCCCCGCGCGCTTTCCGGGGTGACGAACCCGAAGCGACGATGCTGCTGGGGGCCTTTGCCTTTACCAACCGCGGTATCTACATCCCTGCGCCGATCTGGGGACCGGGGTCTATGGTCGTCGTTGCGACCTTTATTGCGTCGGTCGTGGGCGTCTTTGCCTATCGTCGCTACGCCAAAAACCTGCTGTATCAAACGGGGCGTCTGTTGCCCATGGGATGGCCGAGCCTTGCCATCTTTTTCGTACCGACCATCGTGATGTTTTTCATCATGGGGCGTCCCATCGGATTGGACATACCCGAGCTGGGTGGCTTCAACTTTCGGGGTGGTATCCAGATTGGTGCACCGCTGATCGCGCTTTGGTTTGCCTTGTCCATCTACACCGGTGCTTTTATCGCTGAAAACGTGCGTGCGGGTATTCAGGCCGTGTCCAAAGGCCAGACCGAAGCGGCATCCGCCCTCGGGCTGCATCCGGGACGCGTCATGAACCTTGTCGTGCTACCGCAGGCCCTGCGCGTGATCATTCCGCCGCTCATTTCACATTACCTCAACATCACCAAGAACTCATCGCTGGCGATTGCCGTGGGCTATGCGGATATCACTGCGACGCTTGGCGGCATTACCCTGAACCAGACCGGTCGCGCCATTGAATGCGTGTTGCTGCTGATGCTGTTCTATCTTGTCATATCGCTGTCCATTTCGGCGATCATGAACGTCTACAACAAAACCGTCACCCTGAAGGAGCGTTGA
- a CDS encoding amino acid ABC transporter permease: protein MTDTNQHSASFVRTETIPERAPPVTASGPVKWVRENLFATPANSVLTIIALYFIYLLLAGSLPWLLNGVWTTSSLSECREVLGGAVGACFSVLTERLNQLLFGFQYPSELYWRPALALVLLFVAGAPVLFFDLPRKLLIFTALYPFIAYYLIWGGALGVPVLALVGCVAGYLVYSRFVAGSFAKGFFGGIAAALIVWNLGGLLIPENANDTAMMTAVPSRDLGGFMLNMMLGVTCVSLSVPLGIVLALGRQSSMPLIKWICVIFIEFIRGVPLITLLFVASVMLAYFFPPESTVDLFLRVVIMITMFSSAYIAEVIRGGLAALPKGQYEGADSLGLDYAQATRLIILPQALKISIPGIVNVAVGLFKDTTLVSVISMFDLVGMIRGPILASTDWAGVYWELYGFAALLFFVVCYGISQYSQWLERRLATDHR, encoded by the coding sequence ATGACCGATACAAACCAACACTCCGCTTCCTTTGTGCGCACGGAAACCATCCCCGAACGTGCTCCGCCTGTTACGGCATCCGGCCCGGTGAAATGGGTGCGTGAAAACCTGTTTGCGACGCCGGCGAATAGCGTTTTGACGATCATCGCGCTTTACTTCATTTACCTGCTTCTGGCGGGAAGCCTGCCGTGGCTGCTGAATGGCGTCTGGACGACCAGCAGCCTGTCTGAGTGTCGTGAAGTGCTTGGCGGCGCGGTCGGTGCCTGTTTCTCGGTTCTGACGGAGCGTTTGAACCAGTTGCTCTTCGGGTTCCAATACCCGAGCGAGCTTTACTGGCGGCCGGCGCTGGCTCTGGTATTGCTCTTCGTTGCGGGTGCGCCAGTGCTGTTTTTCGATCTGCCACGCAAGCTGTTGATCTTCACGGCGCTTTATCCCTTCATTGCCTATTACCTCATCTGGGGCGGCGCGCTGGGCGTGCCTGTTCTGGCGTTGGTGGGCTGTGTCGCGGGCTATCTCGTCTACAGTCGCTTTGTGGCCGGTAGCTTTGCCAAGGGCTTTTTCGGCGGGATTGCTGCGGCATTGATCGTCTGGAACCTTGGCGGGTTGCTGATCCCTGAAAACGCGAATGACACGGCGATGATGACGGCGGTGCCAAGCCGTGACCTTGGTGGTTTCATGCTCAACATGATGCTGGGTGTGACCTGTGTGTCGCTGTCCGTGCCATTGGGGATCGTGCTGGCGCTTGGTCGTCAGTCGAGCATGCCGCTGATCAAATGGATTTGTGTTATCTTTATCGAATTCATTCGTGGCGTGCCCCTGATCACCTTGTTGTTCGTGGCTTCGGTGATGCTGGCCTATTTCTTTCCGCCGGAATCCACGGTCGATCTGTTCCTGCGTGTGGTGATCATGATCACGATGTTCTCCTCGGCCTACATTGCCGAGGTGATCCGGGGTGGCCTCGCAGCCCTGCCCAAGGGACAATACGAGGGGGCGGACAGCCTTGGGCTGGATTATGCGCAGGCAACCCGTCTGATCATCCTGCCGCAGGCGCTGAAAATTTCGATCCCGGGCATCGTGAATGTGGCCGTTGGGCTTTTCAAGGATACCACGCTAGTGTCGGTCATTTCGATGTTCGACCTTGTTGGGATGATCCGGGGGCCGATCCTCGCCTCGACGGATTGGGCAGGCGTCTATTGGGAACTTTATGGTTTCGCCGCTCTGCTGTTCTTTGTCGTCTGCTACGGCATTTCGCAATATTCACAATGGCTCGAACGTCGCCTCGCGACCGATCACAGATAA
- a CDS encoding amino acid ABC transporter ATP-binding protein has translation MAEQATQMQVSDEIAITISNMNKWYGSFHVLRDIDLTVNRGERIVICGPSGSGKSTLIRCINALEEHQQGSITVDGTLLSSDLKNIDKIRSEVGMCFQHFNLFPHLTILENCTLAPIWVRKIPKKEAEETAMHFLEKVKIPDQAGKYPGQLSGGQQQRVAIARSLCMKPRIMLFDEPTSALDPEMIKEVLDTMIELAEEGMTMLCVTHEMGFARQVANRVIFMDAGQIVEQNEPEAFFNNPQSPRTQLFLSQILGH, from the coding sequence ATGGCTGAACAAGCAACGCAAATGCAGGTCTCTGACGAGATCGCGATCACCATCAGCAACATGAACAAATGGTACGGATCGTTCCACGTACTGCGCGACATTGACCTGACGGTGAATCGTGGCGAACGGATCGTGATCTGCGGGCCATCGGGGTCGGGTAAATCCACGCTGATCCGGTGCATCAACGCGCTCGAAGAGCATCAGCAAGGCTCCATCACCGTGGATGGGACGCTGCTGTCGTCTGACCTGAAGAATATCGACAAGATCCGCTCAGAGGTTGGTATGTGTTTTCAGCACTTCAACCTGTTCCCGCATCTGACGATTCTTGAGAATTGCACGCTTGCGCCGATCTGGGTGCGCAAGATACCTAAGAAAGAGGCCGAAGAAACGGCGATGCACTTCCTTGAAAAGGTGAAAATCCCGGATCAGGCGGGCAAATATCCCGGGCAGCTTTCGGGCGGGCAACAGCAGCGGGTGGCCATTGCGCGCTCGCTCTGCATGAAGCCACGGATCATGTTGTTTGACGAACCGACCTCTGCGCTGGACCCGGAGATGATCAAAGAGGTGCTCGACACCATGATCGAACTGGCCGAAGAGGGCATGACCATGCTTTGCGTGACCCACGAAATGGGCTTTGCGCGTCAGGTCGCCAACCGGGTGATCTTCATGGATGCCGGGCAGATCGTCGAGCAGAACGAGCCTGAGGCGTTCTTTAACAACCCGCAATCCCCGCGCACGCAACTGTTCCTGAGCCAGATCCTCGGGCACTGA
- a CDS encoding SixA phosphatase family protein has product MLRLILMRHAKSDWNHIGTADHDRPLNKRGRRSATALGVWLRAQGHIPDEVLCSSAERTGQTLMGLQIDPTPPTRFIRALYLAEPRIMIETLHEATGVCVLMIGHNHGICELANLLVESPPAHARFADYPTGATLVCDFDVGSWTEVDWHQGRVVDFIVPRELTD; this is encoded by the coding sequence ATGCTTCGACTGATCCTGATGCGGCACGCGAAATCGGACTGGAACCATATCGGCACCGCTGACCACGACCGCCCGCTCAACAAGCGCGGACGCAGGTCGGCCACTGCCTTGGGGGTCTGGCTGCGCGCGCAGGGGCACATCCCGGATGAGGTGCTGTGCTCTTCTGCCGAGCGGACCGGCCAGACGCTGATGGGGTTGCAGATCGACCCCACGCCGCCAACCCGGTTCATCAGAGCACTGTATCTGGCGGAGCCGCGCATCATGATCGAAACACTGCATGAGGCGACCGGCGTGTGCGTGCTGATGATCGGGCATAACCACGGCATCTGCGAGTTGGCCAACCTGTTGGTGGAGTCGCCCCCGGCGCATGCGCGGTTTGCGGATTATCCGACAGGGGCAACGCTTGTGTGCGACTTTGACGTGGGCAGTTGGACAGAGGTGGACTGGCATCAAGGCCGGGTCGTTGATTTCATCGTGCCGCGTGAATTGACCGACTGA
- a CDS encoding sterol desaturase family protein, translated as MENEALIRLAIFVALFALLATLETLAPRRLRKHTRRTRWVTNWSVTVLNTLTLRALAFALPLLAVGAAMDAEANGWGLFNLIALPFWIEVICVVLILDFAIWLQHLITHKVPLLWRLHRVHHADVDMDVTTAIRFHPIEIALSMLLKIGLVYLLGPAAIAVVLFEIILNGTAMFNHANLALPKALDRLVRKVLVTPDMHRVHHSVHRHEHDSNYGFALSIWDRMFGTYIAQPAAGHDAMQVGLEWQDDRPSKLGWSLSLPFVRK; from the coding sequence ATGGAAAACGAAGCACTTATCCGGCTCGCGATTTTCGTCGCTCTCTTTGCGCTCCTGGCGACACTTGAGACGCTCGCACCGCGTCGCCTGCGCAAGCACACGCGCCGCACGCGGTGGGTCACAAATTGGAGCGTGACCGTCCTGAACACGCTCACGCTGCGCGCGCTCGCCTTTGCCTTGCCACTGCTCGCCGTGGGTGCTGCCATGGACGCTGAGGCGAACGGTTGGGGGCTTTTCAACCTGATTGCGCTGCCCTTCTGGATTGAGGTCATCTGCGTCGTGCTGATCCTTGATTTCGCGATCTGGCTGCAGCACCTCATCACCCACAAGGTGCCGCTCCTGTGGCGCCTGCACCGGGTCCACCATGCGGATGTGGATATGGATGTGACGACTGCGATCCGCTTTCACCCGATCGAGATTGCATTGTCGATGCTGCTGAAAATCGGTCTGGTCTATCTCTTGGGGCCAGCGGCCATCGCCGTGGTCCTTTTCGAGATCATCCTCAACGGGACCGCGATGTTCAATCACGCCAATCTTGCCCTGCCGAAAGCGCTGGATCGTCTGGTGCGCAAGGTACTGGTGACGCCTGACATGCACCGGGTCCATCATTCGGTGCACCGCCATGAACATGACAGCAACTACGGCTTTGCCCTGTCGATCTGGGACCGCATGTTCGGGACTTACATCGCGCAACCTGCTGCCGGGCATGACGCCATGCAGGTGGGCCTTGAATGGCAGGATGACCGCCCGAGCAAGCTCGGCTGGTCGCTCTCCCTGCCGTTCGTGCGCAAGTGA